From the Musa acuminata AAA Group cultivar baxijiao chromosome BXJ1-2, Cavendish_Baxijiao_AAA, whole genome shotgun sequence genome, one window contains:
- the LOC103971378 gene encoding endoglucanase 13 isoform X2, whose protein sequence is MARPILSFALAALLLGCSLSSAAEDGFSYREALTKSLLFFEAQRSGKLPADQRVKWRGDSALKDGYSQGVDLVGGYYDAGDHVKFGLPMAYAVTMLSWSVIEFEKEIVDAGQLEFALDAIRWGTDYFVKAHRQPDLLWVQVGDGDSDHICWERAEDMTTPRTAYKVDCEHPGSEVAAETAAAMAAASIVFRPYDSKYSDLLLLHARQLFSFADTYRGRYDDSVHSVRKYYPSSTGYSDELLWAAAWLFEATDDKSYLNYVAQNAVVLGGTGWAVTEFSWDNKYAGLQVLLSKVLVRGGGETCNATLNQYKAKAEFFLCACLQKNNGDNVEMTPGGLLYFHDWQNLQYVSSAAFLSAVYSNYLRMANANLVCPDGQISPEMLLKFAESQADYILGKNPKSMSYLVGYGWNYPTHVHHRGASVPSIFELPSAVGCIDGFDYWYVNKDGNPNVIEGALVGGPDLKDEFYDDRCKYEQTEPSIAGNAPLVGLFAALDGLEGDKGHSPKYSTPDSSPGSKQKSAGPNPKPNAVEFVHTITNTWKYQGEDYYRHQVAVKNTCGERITYLKLKIENLTGTLWGLSQTQEKKMYELPPWLQVLEPGAGFVFVYIQGGPQAAVSVVAYR, encoded by the exons ATGGCGAGGCCGATACTGTCGTTCGCCTTGGCAGCGTTGCTGCTTGGGTGTTCGCTGAGCTCTGCCGCAGAAGATGGATTCAGCTACAGGGAAGCTTTGACCAAGAGTCTGCTGTTCTTCGAGGCGCAGAGGTCGGGCAAGTTGCCGGCGGATCAGAGGGTGAAATGGCGTGGTGATTCTGCTTTAAAGGATGGCTACAGCCAAGGG GTGGACTTGGTAGGAGGCTACTATGACGCCGGTGATCATGTGAAATTTGGATTGCCGATGGCATACGCTGTGACGATGCTGTCATGGAGCGTGATCGAGTTCGAGAAAGAGATAGTCGACGCGGGGCAATTAGAGTTCGCTCTCGATGCCATTCGCTGGGGAACCGATTACTTCGTCAAAGCACACAGACAACCCGATCTCCTCTGGGTGCAG GTCGGCGATGGAGATTCCGACCATATCTGCTGGGAGAGGGCGGAGGACATGACGACGCCGAGGACCGCATACAAGGTCGACTGCGAGCACCCAGGCTCTGAAGTGGCAGCCGAGACTGCTGCTGCGATGGCTGCAGCTTCCATAGTTTTCAGACCATACGATTCCAAGTACTCCGATCTCCTCCTCTTGCATGCACGGCAG CTGTTTTCCTTCGCTGACACGTACCGTGGTCGATACGACGATTCGGTTCACTCTGTTCGCAAGTACTATCCTTCTTCCACCGGTTACTCC GATGAGTTGCTGTGGGCTGCTGCTTGGCTTTTTGAAGCAACGGATGACAAGTCCTACCTGAACTATGTAGCTCAGAATGCTGTCGTCCTCGGAGGAACTGGATGGGCTGTTACTGAATTCTCATGGGACAACAAGTATGCTGGTTTGCAGGTCCTTCTGTCAAAG GTGTTGGTCAGGGGTGGTGGTGAAACCTGCAATGCCACACTCAATCAATACAAGGCAAAGGCTGAGTTCTTCCTATGCGCGTGCCTCCAGAAGAACAACGGCGACAACGTCGAAATGACTCCAG GGGGTTTATTGTACTTCCATGACTGGCAAAACCTGCAATATGTTTCCTCGGCAGCGTTTCTGTCGGCAGTCTACTCCAATTATTTGAGAATGGCAAATGCTAACCTCGTCTGCCCTGATGGCCAAATCAGTCCTGAGATGCTACTAAAATTTGCAGAGTCTCAG GCCGACTACATTCTGGGGAAGAATCCAAAGTCCATGAGCTACTTGGTTGGCTACGGATGGAACTATCCCACTCATGTGCACCACAGGGGAGCTTCGGTTCCATCAATATTCGAGCTGCCTTCTGCTGTGGGATGCATCGACGGGTTCGATTACTGGTACGTCAACAAGGACGGCAACCCCAACGTCATCGAAGGAGCTCTGGTCGGAGGCCCTGATCTGAAAGATGAATTCTACGATGACCGGTGCAAATACGAGCAGACCGAGCCTTCCATCGCCGGAAACGCTCCCCTGGTCGGCCTATTTGCGGCGTTGGACGGCTTAGAAGGTGACAAAG gtcattctcCCAAGTACTCAACACCAGATTCATCTCCAG GTTCTAAACAAAAATCAGCAGGGCCAAATCCAAAGCCAAATG CCGTTGAGTTCGTGCACACCATAACCAATACATGGAAGTACCAAGGAGAGGACTACTACCGGCACCAGGTGGCCGTCAAGAACACATGCGGCGAGCGGATCACGTACCTCAAGTTGAAGATCGAGAACCTCACAGGGACTCTCTGGGGCCTCTCGCAGACGCAGGAGAAGAAGATGTACGAGCTTCCACCATGGTTGCAGGTGTTGGAGCCTGGCGCAGGGTTCGTCTTTGTCTACATTCAAGGTGGACCTCAAGCTGCAGTCTCAGTTGTTGCCTATCGCTGA
- the LOC103971378 gene encoding endoglucanase 13 isoform X1 yields the protein MARPILSFALAALLLGCSLSSAAEDGFSYREALTKSLLFFEAQRSGKLPADQRVKWRGDSALKDGYSQGVDLVGGYYDAGDHVKFGLPMAYAVTMLSWSVIEFEKEIVDAGQLEFALDAIRWGTDYFVKAHRQPDLLWVQVGDGDSDHICWERAEDMTTPRTAYKVDCEHPGSEVAAETAAAMAAASIVFRPYDSKYSDLLLLHARQLFSFADTYRGRYDDSVHSVRKYYPSSTGYSDELLWAAAWLFEATDDKSYLNYVAQNAVVLGGTGWAVTEFSWDNKYAGLQVLLSKVLVRGGGETCNATLNQYKAKAEFFLCACLQKNNGDNVEMTPGGLLYFHDWQNLQYVSSAAFLSAVYSNYLRMANANLVCPDGQISPEMLLKFAESQADYILGKNPKSMSYLVGYGWNYPTHVHHRGASVPSIFELPSAVGCIDGFDYWYVNKDGNPNVIEGALVGGPDLKDEFYDDRCKYEQTEPSIAGNAPLVGLFAALDGLEGDKGHSPKYSTPDSSPGSKQKSAGPNPKPNEAAVEFVHTITNTWKYQGEDYYRHQVAVKNTCGERITYLKLKIENLTGTLWGLSQTQEKKMYELPPWLQVLEPGAGFVFVYIQGGPQAAVSVVAYR from the exons ATGGCGAGGCCGATACTGTCGTTCGCCTTGGCAGCGTTGCTGCTTGGGTGTTCGCTGAGCTCTGCCGCAGAAGATGGATTCAGCTACAGGGAAGCTTTGACCAAGAGTCTGCTGTTCTTCGAGGCGCAGAGGTCGGGCAAGTTGCCGGCGGATCAGAGGGTGAAATGGCGTGGTGATTCTGCTTTAAAGGATGGCTACAGCCAAGGG GTGGACTTGGTAGGAGGCTACTATGACGCCGGTGATCATGTGAAATTTGGATTGCCGATGGCATACGCTGTGACGATGCTGTCATGGAGCGTGATCGAGTTCGAGAAAGAGATAGTCGACGCGGGGCAATTAGAGTTCGCTCTCGATGCCATTCGCTGGGGAACCGATTACTTCGTCAAAGCACACAGACAACCCGATCTCCTCTGGGTGCAG GTCGGCGATGGAGATTCCGACCATATCTGCTGGGAGAGGGCGGAGGACATGACGACGCCGAGGACCGCATACAAGGTCGACTGCGAGCACCCAGGCTCTGAAGTGGCAGCCGAGACTGCTGCTGCGATGGCTGCAGCTTCCATAGTTTTCAGACCATACGATTCCAAGTACTCCGATCTCCTCCTCTTGCATGCACGGCAG CTGTTTTCCTTCGCTGACACGTACCGTGGTCGATACGACGATTCGGTTCACTCTGTTCGCAAGTACTATCCTTCTTCCACCGGTTACTCC GATGAGTTGCTGTGGGCTGCTGCTTGGCTTTTTGAAGCAACGGATGACAAGTCCTACCTGAACTATGTAGCTCAGAATGCTGTCGTCCTCGGAGGAACTGGATGGGCTGTTACTGAATTCTCATGGGACAACAAGTATGCTGGTTTGCAGGTCCTTCTGTCAAAG GTGTTGGTCAGGGGTGGTGGTGAAACCTGCAATGCCACACTCAATCAATACAAGGCAAAGGCTGAGTTCTTCCTATGCGCGTGCCTCCAGAAGAACAACGGCGACAACGTCGAAATGACTCCAG GGGGTTTATTGTACTTCCATGACTGGCAAAACCTGCAATATGTTTCCTCGGCAGCGTTTCTGTCGGCAGTCTACTCCAATTATTTGAGAATGGCAAATGCTAACCTCGTCTGCCCTGATGGCCAAATCAGTCCTGAGATGCTACTAAAATTTGCAGAGTCTCAG GCCGACTACATTCTGGGGAAGAATCCAAAGTCCATGAGCTACTTGGTTGGCTACGGATGGAACTATCCCACTCATGTGCACCACAGGGGAGCTTCGGTTCCATCAATATTCGAGCTGCCTTCTGCTGTGGGATGCATCGACGGGTTCGATTACTGGTACGTCAACAAGGACGGCAACCCCAACGTCATCGAAGGAGCTCTGGTCGGAGGCCCTGATCTGAAAGATGAATTCTACGATGACCGGTGCAAATACGAGCAGACCGAGCCTTCCATCGCCGGAAACGCTCCCCTGGTCGGCCTATTTGCGGCGTTGGACGGCTTAGAAGGTGACAAAG gtcattctcCCAAGTACTCAACACCAGATTCATCTCCAG GTTCTAAACAAAAATCAGCAGGGCCAAATCCAAAGCCAAATG AAGCAGCCGTTGAGTTCGTGCACACCATAACCAATACATGGAAGTACCAAGGAGAGGACTACTACCGGCACCAGGTGGCCGTCAAGAACACATGCGGCGAGCGGATCACGTACCTCAAGTTGAAGATCGAGAACCTCACAGGGACTCTCTGGGGCCTCTCGCAGACGCAGGAGAAGAAGATGTACGAGCTTCCACCATGGTTGCAGGTGTTGGAGCCTGGCGCAGGGTTCGTCTTTGTCTACATTCAAGGTGGACCTCAAGCTGCAGTCTCAGTTGTTGCCTATCGCTGA
- the LOC135597599 gene encoding probable metal-nicotianamine transporter YSL12 produces MAAEQQEAKAMEEDTAAEAENGEAGARRRRKEDDLEEEERELVAAASIEREFDGKRVPTWREQLTARAFAVSLVLAVVFNVIVMKFVLTTGIVPSLNVSAGLLGFFFVRTWTAALGRAGLLRRPFTRQENTVIQTCVVAASGIAYSGGFGSYLFAMSETIAKQSTVANDSQNIKNPRLGWMIGFLFVVSFLGLFSLVPLRKIMIIDYKLTYPSGTATANLINSFHTPQGANLAKKQVRTLGKLSVCSFLWGFFQWFYTGGKDCGFINFPSLGLKAYDNMFYFDFSATYVGVGMICPYIVNISVLLGGILSWGIMWPLIGNKKGDWYPADALGSLDGLQGYRVFIAIALILGDGLYNFVKVMGKSTAAFASQIRSRRSARTHTFAIDTSAVSFDDKRRTELFLQDQIPKPIAYGGYLLLAAVSTATLPRIFPQLRWYYVLVAYVFAPALAFCNAYGAGLTDWSLASTYGKLAIFAIGGWAGAAHGGVLAGLAACGVMMNIVSTASDLMQDFKTGYLTLASPRSMFISQVIGTAMGCVIAPSVFWLFLKAFDDIGIPGSEYPAPNALVYRNMAILGVEGFSSLPKNCLTLCYVFFAAAILINLLRDVTGKKVGRWIPLPMAMAIPFYLGSYFAIDMCVGSLILFVWERINKAKADAFAPAVASGLICGDGIWSLPQSFLALAKVKPPICMKFLSRSINLKVDSFIESLSP; encoded by the exons ATGGCAGCAGAACAGCAGGAGGCGAAAGCGATGGAGGAGGACACGGCCGCAGAGGCAGAGAACGGCGAGGCCGGagccaggaggaggaggaaagaggacgatttggaggaggaagagagagaattGGTGGCGGCGGCGTCGATAGAGAGGGAGTTCGACGGGAAGCGGGTTCCGACGTGGCGGGAGCAGCTGACGGCGAGGGCCTTCGCGGTGAGCCTCGTGCTCGCGGTGGTGTTCAACGTGATCGTGATGAAGTTCGTGCTCACCACCGGCATCGTCCCCTCCCTCAACGTCTCCGCCGGCCTGCTCGGCTTCTTCTTCGTCCGGACGTGGACGGCAGCGCTCGGGAGGGCTGGCCTCCTCCGCCGCCCCTTCACCCGCCAGGAGAACACCGTCATCCAGACATGCGTCGTCGCCGCCTCCGGCATCGCCTACAGCG GGGGCTTCGGAAGTTACCTCTTTGCCATGAGTGAAACCATCGCCAAGCAATCCACAGTAGCCAACGATTCACAGAACATAAAGAATCCAAGACTAGGATGGATGATCGGCTTCCTCTTTGTTGTTAGTTTCCTGGGACTGTTCTCCCTCGTGCCCTTGAGAAAG ATAATGATCATCGACTACAAGCTGACCTATCCGAGTGGCACCGCGACGGCGAACCTAATCAACAGCTTCCACACCCCTCAGGGAGCCAACCTAGCGAA GAAGCAGGTGAGAACGCTGGGCAAGCTCTCGGTATGCAGTTTCCTTTGGGGTTTCTTCCAGTGGTTTTACACAGGTGGAAAGGACTGTGGCTTCATCAACTTCCCTTCGTTAGGCCTCAAGGCTTACGACAACAT GTTCTACTTTGATTTTTCGGCTACTTACGTTGGGGTCGGGATGATTTGCCCATACATCGTGAACATATCTGTGCTCTTGGGAGGCATTCTCTCATGGGGAATCATGTGGCCTCTGATAGGCAACAAGAAAGGCGATTGGTACCCGGCAGACGCGTTGGGCAGTCTTGATGGGCTCCAAGGTTACAGG GTGTTCATAGCAATCGCCTTGATCCTTGGAGATGGCCTCTACAACTTCGTCAAGGTCATGGGCAAGAGCACAGCCGCCTTCGCGTCACAGATCAGAAGCAGAAGATCTGCAAGAACGCACACCTTCGCCATTGACACATCGGCCGTCTCCTTCGACGACAAGCGCCGCACCGAGCTCTTCCTTCAAGACCAAATCCCAAAACCAATCGCCTACGGAGGCTATCTCCTCCTCGCTGCTGTCTCGACCGCAACGCTGCCCCGCATCTTTCCCCAGCTGCGGTGGTACTATGTGTTGGTGGCCTACGTGTTCGCACCGGCGCTGGCGTTCTGCAACGCCTACGGCGCTGGCCTCACCGACTGGTCCCTTGCGTCGACCTATGGGAAGCTTGCAATCTTCGCcatcggcgggtgggctggcgccGCCCACGGCGGCGTTCTTGCCGGCCTCGCTGCTTGTGGCGTCATGATGAACATCGTCTCCACGGCCTCGGACCTGATGCAGGACTTTAAGACAGGGTATCTGACTCTGGCCTCACCGAGGTCCATGTTCATCAGCCAAGTAATCGGCACTGCCATGGGCTGCGTCATCGCCCCATCCGTCTTCTGGTTGTTCCTGAAGGCGTTCGACGACATCGGCATCCCCGGATCGGAGTACCCAGCACCTAATGCCCTTGTTTATCGTAACATGGCCATACTTGGGGTGGAAGGCTTCTCATCGTTGCCGAAGAACTGCCTCACCCTCTGTTATGTCTTCTTTGCTGCTGCTATTCTCATCAACCTGCTGAGGGACGTGACCGGGAAGAAGGTGGGCAGGTGGATACCGCTCCCCATGGCCATGGCGATACCGTTCTACTTGGGATCTTACTTCGCCATAGATATGTGCGTGGGCAGCTTGATCTTGTTCGTCTGGGAAAGGATCAACAAGGCCAAGGCAGACGCATTCGCGCCAGCCGTGGCTTCGGGTTTGATCTGCGGTGACGGAATATGGTCTCTTCCGCAGTCTTTTCTTGCTCTTGCTAAAGTGAAGCCACCCATATGCATGAAGTTTTTGTCGAGGAGCATCAACCTGAAGGTGGATTCATTCATCGAATCCCTGTCTCCGTAG